In the genome of Desulfovibrio desulfuricans, one region contains:
- a CDS encoding triose-phosphate isomerase — MSNIIHQTGGSRTLVMQEPEKPQLYRELFPYTSICRTSFDEVLLSPRPPEQMCITDTTFRDGQQARPPYTVKQVAKMFDFLHRLGGKTGLITASEFFLYSAKDRKCIDVCRARGYRFPRVTAWIRATKDDLKLARDMEFDETGMLTSVSDYHIFLKLGKTRQQAMDMYVGMAEQALEWGIIPRCHFEDVTRADIYGFCLPLAQRLMDLSRQSGMPVKIRLCDTMGYGVPYPGAALPRSVQRIVRCFTDEAGVPGQWLEWHGHNDFHKVLVNGVTAWLYGCGAVNGTLFGFGERTGNTPLEALLVEYISLTGDDAAADTTILSEVAEFFEKELHYRIPNNYPFVGRDFNATSAGVHADGLAKNEEIYNIFDTNHLLGRPVPIIITDKTGRAGVAYWINANLSLRSDQLVSKKHPAVGQIYDAIMSVYEETGRTTSFSHEEMEALVQRFMPELFASEYDHMKQLAGELSANIIIRLARSKDLLDFSKHACGRLDEFVREYPFIQYCYLTDDQGKLRCSAITDPVYRETYEALPIGYDFSEREWFKMPMKTGDLHIMDVYQSHFTSKLIITVSCAVTDEKDNIVGVIGVDIQLEQLLKRARALQQEVAAADDSDND; from the coding sequence ATGAGCAACATTATTCACCAAACTGGAGGCAGCCGTACCCTGGTCATGCAGGAGCCGGAAAAACCGCAGCTCTACCGTGAGCTTTTTCCCTACACCAGCATTTGCCGCACCTCTTTTGACGAGGTACTGCTGTCGCCCAGACCGCCAGAGCAGATGTGCATCACCGACACGACCTTTCGCGACGGCCAGCAAGCCCGCCCCCCCTATACGGTCAAGCAAGTCGCCAAAATGTTCGATTTTCTGCATAGACTGGGCGGAAAAACCGGACTGATCACGGCTTCGGAATTTTTTCTGTACTCGGCCAAAGACCGCAAGTGCATCGATGTCTGCCGCGCCAGAGGCTACCGTTTTCCACGTGTGACCGCCTGGATACGCGCCACCAAGGACGACCTCAAACTCGCCCGCGATATGGAATTTGACGAAACCGGCATGCTCACCAGCGTGTCAGACTATCATATTTTTCTCAAACTGGGCAAAACCCGCCAGCAGGCCATGGACATGTACGTGGGTATGGCCGAACAGGCGCTGGAGTGGGGCATCATACCCCGCTGCCACTTTGAAGACGTAACCAGAGCCGACATTTACGGTTTTTGCCTGCCCCTGGCCCAGCGTCTCATGGACCTCTCGCGCCAGAGCGGCATGCCGGTCAAAATACGCCTCTGCGATACCATGGGCTATGGCGTTCCTTATCCCGGCGCGGCGCTGCCCCGCTCGGTGCAGCGCATCGTGCGCTGCTTCACAGACGAGGCTGGCGTTCCCGGTCAGTGGCTTGAGTGGCACGGACATAACGACTTTCACAAGGTGCTGGTCAACGGCGTTACCGCATGGCTCTACGGCTGCGGCGCGGTCAACGGCACGCTGTTTGGTTTTGGCGAGCGCACGGGCAACACGCCGCTGGAGGCCCTGCTCGTCGAGTACATTTCGCTCACGGGCGACGATGCCGCCGCCGACACCACCATTTTGAGCGAAGTTGCCGAGTTTTTTGAAAAAGAACTGCACTACCGCATCCCCAACAACTATCCCTTTGTGGGCCGCGACTTCAACGCCACCAGCGCGGGCGTGCACGCCGACGGACTGGCCAAGAACGAAGAAATTTACAACATCTTCGACACCAACCATCTGCTTGGCCGCCCCGTGCCCATCATCATTACCGACAAGACCGGCCGCGCGGGCGTCGCCTACTGGATCAACGCCAACCTCAGCCTGCGCAGCGACCAGCTGGTCTCCAAAAAACACCCCGCCGTGGGGCAGATCTACGACGCCATCATGTCCGTGTACGAAGAAACGGGCCGCACGACGAGCTTCTCGCACGAAGAGATGGAAGCCCTGGTGCAGCGCTTTATGCCCGAGCTCTTCGCCTCCGAATACGACCACATGAAGCAGCTGGCTGGCGAGCTCTCGGCCAACATCATCATCCGCCTTGCCCGCAGCAAGGACCTGCTGGACTTCAGCAAGCATGCCTGCGGACGGCTGGACGAGTTTGTGCGCGAGTATCCCTTTATCCAGTACTGCTATCTTACTGACGACCAGGGCAAGCTGCGCTGCTCGGCCATCACCGACCCCGTTTACCGCGAAACCTACGAGGCCCTGCCCATCGGCTACGATTTTTCGGAGCGCGAATGGTTCAAGATGCCCATGAAAACCGGCGACCTGCACATCATGGACGTGTACCAGTCGCACTTTACGAGCAAGCTCATCATTACCGTTTCATGCGCGGTTACTGATGAAAAAGACAACATCGTGGGCGTCATTGGCGTGGATATCCAGCTTGAACAGCTCCTCAAACGCGCACGCGCTCTCCAGCAGGAAGTGGCGGCAGCAGACGACAGCGACAACGATTAA
- the plsY gene encoding glycerol-3-phosphate 1-O-acyltransferase PlsY, giving the protein MLEVLWIALAYVLGSVPWGLVIAKTFCRIDPRESGSRNTGATNVARLCGFGWGVATLACDVCKGAVPVWLAFRINASPVFVSAVGLACVLGHVFSCFMKFKGGKAVATSIGVFIPLAFWQLLAASALCCLVIWRSGFVSLGSLTLVTALAVSLAVTSLWTWLPLALCVCAVVVWKHKENIARLRAGTEKSWLKGKHADKQEDKG; this is encoded by the coding sequence ATGCTGGAAGTATTGTGGATTGCTCTGGCCTATGTGCTGGGGTCCGTGCCGTGGGGCCTGGTGATTGCCAAAACCTTTTGCCGCATAGACCCGCGTGAGAGCGGCAGCCGCAACACCGGGGCCACCAACGTGGCCCGCCTGTGCGGTTTTGGCTGGGGTGTGGCGACGCTGGCCTGCGATGTGTGCAAGGGGGCTGTGCCGGTCTGGCTGGCGTTTCGCATCAATGCCTCGCCGGTCTTTGTCAGCGCCGTGGGCCTGGCCTGCGTGCTGGGGCATGTTTTTTCCTGCTTTATGAAGTTCAAGGGCGGCAAGGCCGTAGCCACAAGCATCGGCGTGTTTATTCCCCTGGCCTTCTGGCAGCTGCTGGCGGCTTCGGCCTTGTGCTGCCTGGTTATCTGGCGCAGCGGTTTTGTTTCTCTTGGCTCGCTGACCCTGGTAACGGCCCTGGCGGTGTCCCTGGCGGTTACAAGCCTGTGGACGTGGCTGCCCCTTGCGCTCTGCGTCTGCGCCGTGGTGGTGTGGAAGCACAAGGAAAACATCGCCCGCCTGCGCGCGGGCACTGAAAAAAGCTGGCTCAAGGGCAAGCACGCGGATAAACAGGAAGACAAGGGTTAG
- a CDS encoding ribonuclease catalytic domain-containing protein: MSDCVRYPAPGCVVEYMEGNAVQIALVTEEAGGRLRLLLPNRRETRLNSSRLLPWLGPLHGVDLGREDAVRLLEAHKKSREDLAAQVPVMDVWELAQGEVEIAPASWFAELFESDPGADHISAYGRALLACKSHFRFQPPDFQVFSADMVEKRLVEEKARLERESLIAGGAAFLRLLWEVACRKRELPQPPREGATLGEWPSQEVADQLAEVLFSRMVDPESQEYETIWRTLCKGLPDVPHLPLQLLVAWGKVPAHYNFWLDRAGYASGDTWWSECADEVHALAAAGREPLDAFARRGLEGVFENCDQPCISIDSATTRDVDDAFNVQTEGEGWAVTLMLACPALFWNFGGPLDKLVLRRGTSIYLPEGDCHMLPEALGTEAYSLLAGQARPALKVLVHVAADGGLGDCEVSVVQSRLAANLTYSDSQAVLDALAAGDPLPQNASAPYAEQLRLGLALARQRQTARIADGAVIMDRPDPVIHLEGEGADVRVEVGLDYQAPDAQMLVAEMMILASAAVAQWAADRGVAMLHRVQDVALPKEYAGVWTTPQDMTRIMRALTPSGLEVQARPHAALGLARYTPVTSPLRRYPDLVNEEQLVHYFRTGQPRWTEAELTDLLNVLSPALDAAGQVQRFRPRYWKLLFFRQKGDKVWWHGVITEENDAFVTVSLPDQGMFVRGKRRLFDERAHPGLAVDVRIGKVQPLYNEIMILEAVPAE; the protein is encoded by the coding sequence ATGTCTGATTGTGTACGCTACCCTGCGCCGGGTTGCGTTGTGGAATATATGGAAGGCAATGCCGTACAGATTGCCCTGGTCACTGAAGAGGCCGGCGGGCGCTTGCGGCTGCTCTTGCCTAACAGGCGGGAGACCCGCCTCAATTCTTCGCGTCTGCTGCCCTGGCTTGGGCCGTTGCACGGGGTGGATCTGGGGCGTGAAGACGCCGTGCGCCTGCTTGAGGCGCACAAAAAATCGCGCGAGGACCTGGCCGCCCAGGTGCCCGTCATGGACGTGTGGGAACTGGCCCAGGGCGAGGTGGAAATAGCCCCCGCCAGCTGGTTTGCCGAACTTTTTGAAAGCGACCCCGGCGCCGATCACATCTCCGCCTATGGCCGGGCCCTGCTGGCCTGCAAAAGCCATTTTCGCTTTCAGCCCCCGGATTTTCAGGTTTTTTCAGCCGATATGGTTGAAAAACGTCTGGTGGAAGAAAAAGCCCGCCTTGAGCGCGAATCGCTCATCGCCGGTGGAGCCGCCTTTTTGCGTCTGCTGTGGGAGGTTGCCTGCCGCAAGCGCGAGCTGCCGCAGCCCCCGCGAGAGGGCGCGACGCTTGGCGAGTGGCCCTCGCAGGAAGTGGCCGATCAGCTTGCAGAAGTTCTTTTTTCCCGCATGGTTGATCCTGAAAGTCAGGAGTACGAAACCATCTGGCGCACCCTGTGCAAAGGTCTGCCCGATGTGCCGCATCTGCCCCTGCAGCTGCTGGTCGCCTGGGGCAAGGTGCCGGCCCACTACAATTTTTGGCTGGACCGCGCGGGCTACGCTTCGGGCGATACATGGTGGAGCGAGTGCGCCGACGAGGTCCATGCCCTGGCAGCAGCTGGCCGCGAGCCGCTTGACGCCTTTGCCCGGCGGGGTCTGGAAGGCGTTTTTGAAAACTGCGACCAGCCCTGCATCAGCATAGACAGTGCAACCACGCGCGACGTGGACGACGCCTTTAACGTGCAGACCGAGGGCGAGGGCTGGGCGGTGACGCTCATGCTGGCCTGCCCGGCGCTGTTCTGGAATTTTGGCGGGCCGCTGGACAAGCTGGTGCTGCGCCGGGGCACAAGCATTTACCTGCCGGAAGGCGACTGCCACATGCTGCCCGAAGCGCTGGGCACGGAGGCGTACTCGCTGCTGGCCGGACAGGCGCGCCCCGCCCTGAAGGTGCTGGTGCACGTGGCGGCTGACGGCGGACTGGGCGACTGCGAGGTCTCTGTGGTGCAGTCGCGGCTGGCCGCCAACCTGACGTACAGCGACAGTCAGGCGGTGCTGGACGCTCTGGCCGCAGGCGACCCCTTGCCGCAGAACGCGTCGGCTCCCTACGCGGAGCAGCTGCGCCTGGGCCTTGCCCTGGCCCGGCAACGGCAGACCGCCCGTATTGCCGACGGGGCTGTGATCATGGACCGCCCTGACCCGGTTATTCACCTTGAAGGCGAAGGCGCGGACGTGCGCGTGGAAGTGGGGCTGGATTATCAGGCTCCGGACGCGCAGATGCTGGTGGCGGAAATGATGATTCTTGCCAGCGCCGCTGTGGCCCAGTGGGCTGCGGACCGGGGCGTTGCCATGCTGCACCGGGTGCAGGACGTGGCCCTGCCCAAAGAATACGCCGGCGTATGGACAACGCCTCAGGACATGACGCGCATCATGCGCGCGCTGACCCCATCGGGGCTTGAGGTGCAGGCCCGTCCGCATGCGGCCTTGGGGCTTGCGCGGTATACGCCCGTGACCTCGCCGCTCAGGCGGTATCCCGATCTGGTGAACGAAGAGCAGCTGGTGCATTATTTTCGTACCGGGCAGCCGCGCTGGACAGAGGCCGAACTGACCGACCTGCTCAACGTGCTTTCGCCCGCGCTGGATGCGGCGGGGCAGGTGCAACGCTTCCGCCCCCGGTACTGGAAGCTGCTGTTTTTCCGCCAGAAGGGCGACAAGGTCTGGTGGCACGGCGTTATTACAGAAGAAAACGACGCTTTTGTAACCGTGAGCCTGCCCGATCAGGGCATGTTTGTGCGCGGCAAGCGGAGGCTGTTTGATGAGCGGGCGCATCCCGGCCTTGCGGTGGACGTGCGCATAGGCAAGGTGCAGCCGCTGTACAACGAAATAATGATTTTGGAAGCTGTCCCGGCCGAGTAG
- a CDS encoding methyl-accepting chemotaxis protein: MLLVISLVVLAVQSALVVVVTRMGDEANLVARTHEMDLTADTVAKSLGDFGAQLSMFVNGVTKPPRLREFLLTGEDKKGAEVFLAAMSQAGAEINTMYLFDASGKQLITCAQGKAGKLSDLSDREYIKAALAGKPGFSSAPTKSIATGKLIVSVTAPIFDDAGRAVGGVGMSYDIDSLTNNLKGITLGKTGRVTVVSPQGVVISHENSEFILKDMSDEAGIRDMVKASTGSGVEFSRAGEKRMLAWDVAPHWNWRVGVSVGRDEIEAPAIEQRNAMLLVGLVTILALVGICLFALERVVVSPLRQLQNFASGVAGGHLDSILSISLRNEIGNLAESLRVMVGSLKAKIAEADEKSVHAQEESARAAKAKEEAEAARLAAENAKAEGMLHAATQLEGVVEAVTTASEDLSAQVEQASRGSERQTTRVGETATAMEEMNATVLEVARNAGQAADSAKNAKGKAESGAEVVERVVADISRIQTQAMELKKEMTSLGQQAESTGQILGVISDIADQTNLLALNAAIEAARAGEAGRGFAVVADEVRKLAEKTMTATKEVGDAIRDIQTGTRNNVGNVDQVVGMIDSTTSLAGTSGEALREIVQLVDATAQQVQSIATAAEEQSATSEEINHSIEDVNRISLETSSAMQHSATAVAEMAQQAQVLRGLIASMKSGR; the protein is encoded by the coding sequence ATGTTGCTCGTAATCAGCCTTGTGGTGCTTGCGGTGCAGTCTGCGCTTGTGGTGGTGGTAACGCGCATGGGGGATGAGGCCAATCTTGTCGCGCGCACTCATGAGATGGACCTCACCGCCGACACGGTGGCCAAGTCGCTGGGCGATTTTGGAGCCCAGCTCAGCATGTTTGTCAACGGTGTTACCAAGCCGCCGCGCCTGCGCGAGTTTTTGCTTACCGGCGAGGACAAAAAAGGCGCGGAGGTTTTTCTTGCCGCCATGTCGCAGGCAGGCGCTGAGATAAACACGATGTACCTCTTTGACGCCTCGGGCAAGCAGCTTATCACCTGCGCGCAGGGCAAGGCCGGCAAACTCAGCGATCTTTCCGACCGGGAGTATATCAAGGCCGCCCTGGCAGGTAAGCCAGGCTTCAGCTCAGCGCCGACCAAGAGCATCGCCACGGGCAAACTTATCGTCAGCGTTACCGCCCCAATTTTTGACGACGCGGGCAGGGCCGTGGGCGGCGTGGGCATGTCCTACGACATCGACAGCCTGACAAACAACCTGAAGGGCATCACCCTCGGCAAAACGGGGCGCGTCACGGTTGTTTCTCCTCAGGGCGTCGTCATCAGCCATGAGAACAGCGAATTTATCCTCAAGGACATGTCGGACGAGGCGGGCATCCGTGACATGGTCAAGGCGTCGACCGGCAGCGGCGTGGAATTTTCGCGCGCTGGCGAAAAACGCATGCTCGCCTGGGATGTGGCCCCGCACTGGAACTGGCGCGTGGGCGTAAGTGTTGGCCGCGACGAAATTGAGGCCCCAGCCATCGAGCAGCGCAACGCCATGCTGCTGGTCGGCCTGGTGACCATTCTGGCGCTGGTGGGCATTTGCCTTTTTGCCCTGGAGCGAGTCGTGGTCAGCCCCTTGCGGCAGCTGCAGAATTTTGCCTCAGGCGTGGCGGGCGGCCATCTTGATTCCATCCTTTCCATCAGTCTGCGTAATGAAATAGGCAATCTGGCCGAAAGCCTGCGGGTGATGGTCGGCAGCCTCAAGGCTAAAATAGCCGAAGCGGACGAAAAGAGCGTGCACGCTCAGGAAGAATCCGCGCGCGCGGCCAAGGCAAAGGAAGAGGCGGAGGCCGCACGCCTGGCCGCCGAAAACGCCAAGGCCGAGGGCATGCTGCACGCCGCCACCCAGCTTGAGGGAGTGGTGGAAGCCGTCACCACCGCGTCTGAGGATCTCTCCGCCCAGGTGGAGCAGGCCAGTCGCGGCTCTGAACGGCAGACGACCCGCGTGGGCGAAACCGCCACCGCCATGGAAGAAATGAACGCCACCGTGCTTGAGGTGGCGCGCAATGCCGGGCAGGCAGCGGACTCGGCCAAAAACGCCAAGGGCAAGGCCGAGAGCGGCGCGGAAGTTGTGGAGCGTGTGGTTGCGGACATCAGTCGCATCCAGACCCAGGCCATGGAACTGAAAAAAGAGATGACCTCACTGGGCCAGCAGGCCGAGAGCACGGGGCAGATTTTGGGCGTTATTTCGGACATTGCCGACCAGACCAACCTGCTGGCGCTCAATGCGGCCATTGAAGCCGCACGTGCGGGCGAGGCCGGGCGCGGTTTTGCCGTGGTTGCCGACGAGGTGCGCAAACTGGCGGAAAAAACCATGACCGCCACCAAGGAAGTGGGCGACGCCATCCGCGATATCCAGACTGGAACCCGCAACAATGTGGGCAATGTGGATCAGGTGGTGGGCATGATCGACAGCACCACAAGCCTTGCGGGCACATCGGGCGAGGCGCTGCGCGAAATTGTGCAGCTGGTGGACGCCACGGCCCAGCAGGTGCAGTCCATCGCCACTGCGGCGGAGGAACAGTCCGCCACCAGCGAAGAGATCAACCACTCCATTGAGGACGTTAACCGCATTTCGCTCGAGACAAGCTCGGCCATGCAGCATTCCGCTACGGCAGTTGCAGAAATGGCCCAGCAGGCGCAGGTGCTGCGCGGGCTGATCGCCAGCATGAAGTCCGGGCGCTAA
- the thrC gene encoding threonine synthase — MAHADFPAYRGRMEYVCLDCGARHPGDSLLYTCPQCGGVFLLENLDFDKLKERSGAEWRELFDARSASRSTALRGIFRFYELLAPLLDEDDIVYLGEGITPIIEAAPALRDRVGVPFAYKNDGQNPSASFKDRGMACAFSYLKWLCRRNKWDEVLTVCASTGDTSAAAALYASYVGAPLKSVVLLPHGKVTPQQLSQPLGSGATVLELPGVFDDCMKVVELLAENYRVALLNSKNSWRILGQESYAYETAQWYGWDMTDLCLFVPIGNAGNITAIMCGFLKMLELGIISSLPRVFGVQSEHADPVWRYYDAPRETRHWQPVTVTPSVAQAAMIGNPVSFPRVRKLAEMFIEKGGEAAFQVVRVTEQQIMDAMIIANRHGHIACTQGGECLAGLLNAKALGLISAKEHAVLDATAHALKFAGFQDMYFNDSFPPEYGVAPDKSLANKPELLLPESARKGREVAEFARMGAAAVVERLSLQKK; from the coding sequence ATGGCGCATGCGGATTTTCCGGCCTATCGCGGCCGCATGGAGTATGTTTGTCTTGACTGCGGCGCTCGTCACCCCGGCGACAGCCTGCTGTACACCTGCCCCCAGTGCGGCGGCGTGTTTTTGCTGGAAAACCTCGATTTTGACAAACTGAAAGAGCGCAGCGGCGCTGAGTGGCGCGAACTGTTCGATGCCCGCTCCGCCAGCCGCAGCACCGCGCTTCGGGGGATCTTCCGCTTTTACGAGCTGCTTGCGCCTTTGCTGGACGAGGACGACATCGTCTATCTGGGCGAGGGCATCACGCCCATCATCGAGGCCGCCCCGGCCCTGCGTGACCGCGTGGGCGTGCCCTTTGCCTACAAGAACGACGGCCAGAACCCCAGCGCCTCCTTCAAGGATCGCGGCATGGCCTGCGCCTTCAGCTATCTCAAGTGGCTGTGCCGCCGCAACAAGTGGGACGAAGTGCTCACCGTGTGCGCCTCTACGGGCGATACCTCTGCCGCTGCGGCCCTGTATGCCTCGTATGTGGGCGCGCCCCTCAAGAGCGTGGTGCTGCTGCCCCACGGCAAGGTGACGCCCCAGCAGCTTTCGCAGCCTCTGGGCAGCGGAGCCACCGTGCTTGAGCTGCCCGGCGTGTTTGACGACTGCATGAAGGTGGTGGAGCTGCTGGCCGAAAACTATCGCGTGGCCCTGCTCAACTCCAAAAACAGCTGGCGCATCCTCGGGCAGGAATCTTATGCCTACGAGACCGCCCAGTGGTACGGCTGGGACATGACAGACCTGTGCCTCTTTGTGCCCATCGGCAATGCGGGCAACATTACGGCCATCATGTGCGGCTTTTTGAAAATGCTTGAGCTTGGCATCATCAGCTCGTTGCCGCGCGTGTTTGGCGTGCAATCCGAGCATGCCGACCCCGTGTGGCGCTACTACGACGCTCCCAGGGAGACCCGCCACTGGCAACCCGTCACCGTAACGCCCAGCGTTGCGCAGGCCGCCATGATCGGCAACCCGGTGTCCTTCCCGCGCGTGCGCAAGCTGGCGGAAATGTTCATCGAAAAGGGCGGCGAGGCGGCCTTTCAGGTTGTGCGCGTGACCGAGCAGCAGATCATGGACGCCATGATCATAGCCAACCGTCACGGCCACATTGCCTGCACCCAGGGCGGCGAATGCCTTGCGGGCCTTTTGAACGCCAAGGCTCTTGGCCTCATCAGCGCCAAGGAGCACGCGGTGCTCGACGCCACAGCCCATGCGCTCAAGTTCGCAGGGTTTCAGGATATGTATTTCAACGATTCCTTCCCGCCCGAATACGGCGTTGCGCCGGACAAAAGCCTGGCCAACAAGCCGGAGCTGCTGCTGCCCGAAAGCGCCCGCAAGGGGCGCGAGGTGGCCGAGTTTGCCCGCATGGGCGCGGCTGCCGTTGTTGAGAGACTTTCTTTGCAAAAGAAATAA
- a CDS encoding methyl-accepting chemotaxis protein, with translation MSVRSIRLAMMLLVGSVVFAVQSALIVVVARYSHEASLTSSVDQMRLLAGTIAKSLGDFGEQQQMVLHGTVQQPALKQFLRTRLDNGEAAGVLAAMSLSAGEVNSFFLFDTEGTQIINRVHGKEGSLKNFAHREYVRETFKGKPGLSDTPSKSAITGKAIVGVADAVTDESGKVVGGVGMAYSIDGLMEKYINDIRLGKTGYPFIVAPTGVMVGHPDSGRVLQDVSKEAGMARVLATPSGAEVFTRNGVEKMLAWAPVPGWNWKVVITMDRNEIEASANHQRNIMVGAGVVAIFLLVGITLVALDKIIVKPLQELEAYARSVAAGNLDRSLTLVRRNEIGKLADSLRSMVGSLKGKIAEADEKSRIAREESDRAARATEEAEAARLAAEQAKAEGMLHAATQLEGVVEAVTTASEELSAQVEQASRGAESQTTRVGETATAMEEMNATVLEVARNAGQAADSAKNAKGKAESGAQVVERVVADISRIQAQAMELKKEMTSLGQQAESTGQILGVISDIADQTNLLALNAAIEAARAGEAGRGFAVVADEVRKLAEKTMTATKEVGDAIRDIQTGTRNNVGNVDQVVGMIDSTTSLAGTSGEALREIVQLVDATAQQVQSIATAAEEQSATSEEINHSIEDVNRISLETSSAMQHSAVAVAEMAQQAQVLRGLIASMKSGR, from the coding sequence ATGTCGGTACGCAGCATCAGACTGGCAATGATGCTTCTTGTGGGCAGCGTTGTTTTTGCGGTGCAGTCTGCCCTGATAGTTGTGGTAGCCCGGTACAGCCATGAGGCCAGTCTGACGTCAAGTGTTGATCAAATGCGGCTTTTGGCGGGCACCATTGCCAAGTCTCTGGGCGACTTCGGCGAGCAGCAGCAAATGGTGCTGCACGGCACGGTGCAGCAACCGGCGCTCAAGCAGTTTTTGCGTACCCGGCTCGACAACGGCGAGGCAGCTGGCGTGCTTGCGGCCATGTCGCTTTCCGCTGGCGAGGTAAATTCTTTTTTTCTGTTTGATACCGAGGGCACCCAGATCATCAACCGCGTGCACGGCAAGGAAGGCAGCCTCAAAAATTTTGCGCACCGCGAGTACGTGCGTGAAACCTTCAAGGGCAAGCCGGGCCTCAGCGATACCCCGTCCAAGAGCGCCATTACGGGCAAAGCCATCGTGGGCGTTGCCGACGCCGTCACGGACGAGTCGGGCAAGGTGGTCGGCGGCGTGGGCATGGCCTATTCCATCGACGGTCTGATGGAAAAATATATCAACGACATCCGGCTGGGCAAAACCGGATATCCCTTTATTGTGGCCCCTACGGGCGTAATGGTGGGGCATCCAGATAGCGGGCGGGTGCTGCAGGACGTCTCAAAGGAAGCGGGCATGGCCCGCGTTCTGGCTACGCCCTCCGGAGCGGAGGTGTTTACCCGCAATGGCGTGGAAAAGATGCTGGCCTGGGCCCCAGTGCCAGGCTGGAACTGGAAAGTCGTCATCACCATGGACCGCAATGAGATTGAAGCCTCGGCCAACCACCAGCGCAATATCATGGTCGGCGCGGGTGTTGTCGCCATTTTTCTGCTCGTGGGCATTACCCTTGTGGCTTTGGACAAAATCATCGTCAAACCCCTGCAAGAGCTGGAGGCCTACGCCCGGTCAGTGGCGGCCGGCAACCTTGACCGCAGCCTGACGCTCGTGCGGCGCAATGAAATCGGCAAGCTGGCGGACAGCCTGCGCAGCATGGTGGGCAGCCTCAAGGGCAAAATTGCCGAAGCCGATGAAAAAAGCCGCATCGCGAGGGAAGAATCGGACCGCGCGGCCAGAGCGACGGAAGAGGCCGAGGCCGCACGCCTGGCCGCAGAGCAGGCCAAGGCCGAGGGTATGCTGCACGCCGCCACCCAGCTTGAGGGAGTGGTGGAAGCCGTCACCACCGCGTCCGAGGAGCTCTCCGCCCAGGTGGAGCAGGCCAGTCGCGGGGCGGAAAGCCAGACGACCCGCGTGGGCGAAACCGCCACCGCCATGGAAGAAATGAACGCCACCGTGCTTGAGGTGGCGCGCAATGCCGGGCAGGCAGCGGACTCGGCCAAAAACGCCAAGGGCAAGGCCGAGAGCGGCGCGCAAGTTGTGGAGCGTGTGGTTGCGGACATCAGCCGCATCCAGGCCCAGGCCATGGAGCTGAAAAAAGAGATGACCTCTCTGGGCCAGCAGGCCGAGAGTACGGGGCAGATTTTGGGCGTTATTTCGGACATTGCCGATCAGACCAACCTGCTGGCGCTCAATGCGGCCATTGAAGCCGCACGTGCGGGCGAGGCCGGGCGCGGTTTTGCCGTGGTTGCCGACGAGGTGCGCAAACTGGCGGAAAAAACCATGACCGCCACCAAGGAAGTGGGCGACGCCATCCGCGATATCCAGACTGGAACCCGCAACAATGTGGGCAATGTGGATCAGGTGGTGGGCATGATCGACAGCACCACAAGCCTTGCGGGCACATCGGGCGAGGCGCTGCGCGAAATTGTGCAGCTGGTGGACGCCACGGCCCAGCAGGTGCAGTCCATCGCCACGGCGGCGGAGGAACAGTCCGCCACCAGCGAAGAGATCAACCACTCCATTGAGGACGTTAACCGCATTTCGCTCGAGACAAGCTCGGCCATGCAGCATTCCGCTGTGGCAGTTGCCGAAATGGCCCAGCAGGCGCAGGTGCTGCGCGGGCTGATCGCCAGCATGAAGTCCGGGCGCTAA